GTTCGTAGACCTGGCGACCATGATTGATGACCTGGTTGTTGGTCTGAAGAATGTAGGCCTCGTGATCGATGTTCGCCTCGTAGTCTGGAAGGGCCGATTCCGGTAGCAGCATCGTACCGGGGGGCATCGATGTTTCCTGAGCGAAGCTTTGCGTGAAGGCTGCCCAACTGAGAATTAGAATAAGTAAGCGTTTCGACATAGGAAATATACTTCAATGCTCGGAAATCTTGCGGGGATTAAGGAGATAGGCCATAGGAAACTACAGGGTTATAGACATTTTTTGACTACCCTTTGGGTGCCACTCGCCAAAGAGTGGCGTGTAGGATTGCCGTAAACACTTCGATTGGCAGGAATATGGCAGGAATCACCAATTATACTTCAGAACCCTTTTAATTACTGATCAAGGTGGCGGCTAAGCAGACCGAATTTGTATTCAAGACAGGAATCTGGAAGTAACTGGATTTTCTGCTCTCGTAGGTCTGATTGCTCACTGAAGAGGTGACGGGATACTTCCCCGCTATGTCATGGTAGAATTCTGTCATTAGATTTTTTTCAGGGCGTTCGCCGCCGGAAGCTCACGACAGGATGTCTTTGATCACATGACCATGAACATTGGTCAAACGGCGCTCGATTCCATTGTGGTAATAGGTGAGTCGCTCGTGATCGAGGCCGAGAAGGTGGAGGATGGTGGCGTGGAAATCGAGAGGGGTGGCTACGTCTTCTACCGCTTTGAAACCAAACTCATCGGTGCGGCCGTAGGATACGCCTGGTTTGACGCCTGCGCCGGCAAGCCAGCCGGTGAAGCCATTGTCTTCATGGAACGGGCAGTCGATGAGAAAAAACCGTTCTTTCTATACTTGCCCATAAACGCAGCACATGGAGCCGTAAGCGTCCCGAAAGAATTCCGAGGCAAGAGCGGCGTATCGAGTCGCGCGGACAAAGTTCTATGGGTTAACAAAAGCTTGGGCCGAATAAATGACTCTCTGGCTTCTTTGGGGCAAACGGATAACACACTGATGGTATACACCTCCGATAATGGTCCCTTTGCCGCGCGAGGGGATGACATGCTAGAAGGACACGATGCATCCGGACCTTACCGCGGATACAAGACCGACGCCTGGGATGGAGGAACGCGTGTTCCATTTATCGCTCGCTGGCCTGGAAAGATAAAACCCGGAACCACGAATGATAGTTTAGTAAGCCTCACTGATATCATGGCAACTATCTCTGCTGTATTCGACAAACCATTACCTGATTGGGCAGGCGAAGATAGTTTTAATCAGTTGCCCAATCTTTTGGGTGAATCCAATGCAGGTCGTGACTCCATGATTACACAATCCTACACTGGCATCCTCTCGATTCGACGAGATAAGTGGAAACTCATCCTCGATACGAAAGGCTCTGGCGGGTTTTACCATTACTCTCCTGAAGTCGAACGCCATACAACCATGTCGCCCTGGCGTCCCGACATGAGTGATTCTGGACAATTATACGACATCGATCGGGATCCTTATGAGACAATGGATGTATTCGATAACTATCCTGAAGTGGTCACCGAACTTAAGACTCAATTGAGAGCCTACATCAACAGTGGCAGAACACGTCCCTTGTAGAGTCAACTCAGTCCTTCAACATTACAGGAGTCAATATCCCTGTTCCTCGGTCAGTACCTGTGTGGTGAAAATTGATAACCCTGAGAGGTTTCTATAAGATGGGTTTCCCATCAATGCGTCAGCGCATAGGTAATGATGTTGATCCCCATCGGGTAAGACATCTTTTCGGAGAAGCGTAGGAAGTACTCGTGGTTTTCACCTTCGCGTTCCCAGCCGTCGCCGAGGTCGTTGTTGTGGCAGAGCAGGGCCATCATGCGGCCGTAGCCATCGAAGTAGGCCCAGAAGTGAGGGCCTTCGTCGCCGCCCGAATAACCGTGACGATGCTCGTAGAGATAGCCTTCGCGCCAGGTGCGGATATCGACGACTTGAGGCAGTTCTTTCAGATCGTAGACGTTATGAAAGATAGGGTGATCTATGGTAAGCTCGATGGGTTCGATGTCAGGAAAAACGCCTTTCATTTCCATCATCACATTGTCGATCGATTCCTGGGACCAGAAGTCGTCCATCATCACAAAGCCTCCATTGAGCAGGTACTTGCGAAAGGCTTCCTGCTCCAGCTTGCTCATCGTGATCTTTCCGACACCGGCCATGTAGACGAAAGGGTAGTTCACAAGATCAGGATCAGTGAGCTCCATGACCTTGCTCATGGGGTTTACTTGGAGGGAGGTCATTTCCTGTAAGCGATAGGAGAAATTCCAGTCGCCATCAGGGAAGTCATTATCCCAACGACTCCACCAACCGAAGGAGCCAAAGGAGTCATATTGAATGCGCACAAATGTAAACACATCATCCTCGAATGCCGGATCAATTTCCCAGGTAGCAAATTCGTCGCGCGAGGGCATCGGCCTACGCCGTCCACCGGACTGACGATAGTCCTGTTGATAGTTTTGCTCGATACGCGATCGTTGGTTGTCTCCTTCTCCACGCCGAGATTGACCACTAGAAACCGTTGCCATTGAGCAAAGGAAACAGATTAAAATAATTAGGCCGCGGAGTTGCATGAGGTAAACCTTAACAAAGCCAGTATTCCTCAACTATCGGATAAGGGCAACGAGAAAGGCTGACGTTTACACACAGTGTTGTGACTACTCGTTGATCAGTGAAGGACGAACTTTCTCCCACCACCGATCATACGCTACGGACATTCGATCAACGACTTCTGGATTTGTATCTGTCAGATCATGACTCTCGTTTGGATCATTAGTCAAATTGAAGAGTGACCATTGCTTCGTGGAAGTCTGTGCGTAGTGAATATCCTGATTTTCGGTGTAGAGCATGCGCTCGCCATTGATTGCTTTGCGGTAGACTCTGCATTCGCCTTCACACGTATCGACGGTTCCGCTTCGCAGCAGGTGCCAGCTTTTCCAACGGATGCTTGCATTCACATACTTATGTTGATCGGCCAGCCCTGTGCTCCAGCGAGATACATGCTGAAAGAGCATGCGGTCGGGTAATGACGTTTTCGGATGGCGGAGTCGTTCGGCCAAACTGATCCCTTCAATTTGTGCCACCACTGCTTCGCTCAGTTTTCCCCCTGCCAGTTCGACCAAAGTTGGTAGTACATCAATGTGGCCGGTCAGAGAATTCTCGTCTCTGGGTTCTAGTTGCCCCGGCCAGCGCCAAAACGAGAAAGCCCGAGTCCCACCGCGCCAGATGGTGCCTTTGCACCCGCGCATTCCAGCGTTGTAGGTATCCACGCCGAAGGTGCCGCCATTGTCGTTCATGTAAATGACCAGGGTATACTCTGCCAGCTTGAGATTATCCAGGTGGTCCACG
This genomic stretch from Opitutia bacterium ISCC 52 harbors:
- a CDS encoding DUF4159 domain-containing protein, which encodes MATVSSGQSRRGEGDNQRSRIEQNYQQDYRQSGGRRRPMPSRDEFATWEIDPAFEDDVFTFVRIQYDSFGSFGWWSRWDNDFPDGDWNFSYRLQEMTSLQVNPMSKVMELTDPDLVNYPFVYMAGVGKITMSKLEQEAFRKYLLNGGFVMMDDFWSQESIDNVMMEMKGVFPDIEPIELTIDHPIFHNVYDLKELPQVVDIRTWREGYLYEHRHGYSGGDEGPHFWAYFDGYGRMMALLCHNNDLGDGWEREGENHEYFLRFSEKMSYPMGINIITYALTH
- a CDS encoding sulfatase-like hydrolase/transferase, which encodes MNIGQTALDSIVVIGESLVIEAEKVEDGGVEIERGGYVFYRFETKLIGAAVGYAWFDACAGKPAGEAIVFMERAVDEKKPFFLYLPINAAHGAVSVPKEFRGKSGVSSRADKVLWVNKSLGRINDSLASLGQTDNTLMVYTSDNGPFAARGDDMLEGHDASGPYRGYKTDAWDGGTRVPFIARWPGKIKPGTTNDSLVSLTDIMATISAVFDKPLPDWAGEDSFNQLPNLLGESNAGRDSMITQSYTGILSIRRDKWKLILDTKGSGGFYHYSPEVERHTTMSPWRPDMSDSGQLYDIDRDPYETMDVFDNYPEVVTELKTQLRAYINSGRTRPL